One genomic segment of Dromaius novaehollandiae isolate bDroNov1 chromosome 12, bDroNov1.hap1, whole genome shotgun sequence includes these proteins:
- the LOC112982935 gene encoding protein SSUH2 homolog produces MTEAAARTALLRFASAKCCYGTKAAGELVIQELKPLAVYRYRLETFNESRLSEWAFEPVPAGRPRGAAAAPPGTPRLPEPPPFRERTRRLRLPRAALVKECHGCRGHGRSKCSVCHGAGWTRCVTCKGSRRRLKQQKRCQLCSGTGRRRCNTCSGRGSKTCTTCQGEKKLQHFEQLVITWRNNVFEFVSEHQLDFPGELLSRVNGENVFRDENVQVFPIVDFPEPEISLASQRAVAEHRAALAASSRILQQRQTIELIPVTEVRCRHAGKPYVYYVYGLEEEVYARDYPARCCCCCPCALL; encoded by the exons ATGACGGAGGCGGCGGCCAGGACGGCCCTGCTCCGCTTCGCCAGCGCCAAGTGCTGCTACGGGACGAAGGCCGCGGGCGAGCTGGTCATCCAGGAGCTGAAGCCGCTGGCCGTCTACCGC TACCGGCTGGAGACCTTCAACGAATCCCGGCTGAGCGAGTGGGCGTTCGAGCCCGTCCCCG cggggcggccccggggagcaGCGGCAGCACCGCCCGGGACCCCCCGGCTCCCGGAGCCCCCGCCGTTCCGGGAGCGCACCAGGAGGCtccggctgccccgcgccgccctcgtCAAG GAGTGCCACGGATGCCGCGGGCACGGCCGGTCCAAGTGCAGCGTGTGCCACGGTGCCGGCTGG ACGCGGTGCGTAACGTGCAAGGGGTCTCGGCGGCGACTCAAGCAGCAGAAGAGGTGCCAGCTCTGTTCGGGTACAGGCCGCAGGAG GTGCAATACCTGCTCCGGCCGCGGCAGCAAGACTTGCACCACGTGCCAGGGAGAGAAAAAGCTGCAGCACTTCGAGCAGCTGGTGATAACCTG GAGGAACAACGTCTTTGAATTTGTTTCCGAGCATCAGCTGGACTTCCCGGGAGAGCTGCTCAGCAGAGTCAACGGGGAGAACGTGTTCAGGGACGAAAACGTCCAG GTGTTCCCCATCGTCGACTTCCCCGAGCCGGAGATCTCGCTGGCCTCGCAGCGCGCCGTGGCCGAGCAccgcgccgcgctcgccgcctcCTCCCGCATCCTGCAGCAG CGCCAGACCATCGAGCTCATCCCGGTCACCGAGGTTCGCTGCCGGCACGCGGGGAAGCCCTACGTCTACTACGTGTAcgggctggaggaggaggtgtACGCGCGGGACTACCcggcccgctgctgctgctgctgcccctgcgcCCTGCTCTGA
- the LOC135329720 gene encoding protein SSUH2 homolog, with the protein MPKRTWTVSPPRFPASVVRGAESCIALRRMQVSAETRILRQKHAVELIPLTKIEYEWKGKAYSFYAFGKERKVHAEEYPGRCCCSLL; encoded by the exons ATGCCAAAGAGGACGTGGACA GTGAGTCCTCCGCGCTTCCCGGCGTCGGTCGTGCGGGGCGCGGAGTCCTGCATCGCGCTGCGTCGGATGCAAGTGTCGGCAGAGACGCGGATATTGAGGCAG aagcaTGCTGTTGAGCTAATTCCCCTCACTAAGATCGAGTACGAATGGAAAGGGAAGGCATATTCCTTCTACGCCTTCGGGAAGGAGAGGAAAGTGCACGCGGAGGAGTACCCGGGCAggtgctgctgctccctcctgtGA